Proteins found in one Panthera tigris isolate Pti1 chromosome B3, P.tigris_Pti1_mat1.1, whole genome shotgun sequence genomic segment:
- the RNASE12 gene encoding probable inactive ribonuclease-like protein 12, whose translation MILMVIIYLMLLFWENEQNEEGEGSTIEHLHVDYPQSDSLVRYCNHMVLQRVIRGPDNTCKKEHVFIHERPRNINSVCTSPKKMTCQNHSSTLCFQSLTKFRMTVCQLIGGTRYPACRYHISSVEGFIVITCDNVGPVTFQRYVK comes from the coding sequence ATGATACTAATGGTGATAATTTACCTGATGCTTTTGTTCTGGGAAAACGAGCAgaatgaggaaggagaggggtCCACCATAGAGCATCTGCATGTGGACTACCCTCAGAGTGACTCTCTTGTAAGGTACTGCAACCACATGGTCTTACAAAGAGTCATCAGGGGACCTGACAATACCTGCAAAAAGGAGCATGTTTTCATCCACGAGAGGCCTCGAAATATCAACAGTGTTTGCACCTCTCCCAAGAAAATGACTTGTCAGAACCATTCTTCCACTTTGTGTTTCCAGAGTTTGACAAAGTTCAGAATGACAGTGTGTCAGCTCATTGGAGGCACCAGATACCCTGCCTGCAGGTACCACATTTCCTCCGTGGAGGGGTTTATTGTTATCACTTGTGATAACGTGGGGCCAGTTACTTTCCAGAGATATGTTAAATAA